The following are encoded in a window of Tessaracoccus flavescens genomic DNA:
- a CDS encoding HesB/IscA family protein — MDNDTVFPPFVVTREAIDKIVGLGGAVRVWLDGRGCCELSYEFADSKGVEGDAAFGCPGAELFVSQPALEVLTGATLDYTDRHTPRRFRVLRNPNTAQRCPCNRSFGGEWPGRQPDCSSRRPMRWDQ; from the coding sequence ATGGACAACGACACGGTCTTTCCGCCCTTCGTCGTCACGCGTGAGGCGATCGACAAGATCGTCGGCCTCGGGGGCGCGGTTCGGGTGTGGCTCGACGGGCGGGGCTGCTGCGAACTCAGCTACGAGTTCGCCGACTCGAAGGGGGTCGAGGGCGACGCCGCCTTCGGGTGCCCGGGCGCCGAACTGTTCGTGAGCCAGCCGGCGCTCGAGGTGCTCACCGGCGCAACGCTCGACTACACGGATCGCCACACGCCACGCCGCTTCCGGGTGCTGCGAAACCCCAACACCGCGCAGCGATGCCCATGCAACCGGTCCTTCGGCGGCGAGTGGCCCGGCCGTCAACCGGACTGTTCGTCTCGCCGGCCGATGCGCTGGGACCAGTGA
- a CDS encoding DUF2087 domain-containing protein, translated as MSLNRTLLDDVRAVPAPEGPDDPDHKRTLRIFSDGDRLRSIPAKRKARVSILLELLRRFEPGRRYPEREVNDILRSAHDDVATLRRELIDYRYLRREGAVYWVNERQPARDANEAQEVPEGEAAWLRALLRS; from the coding sequence TTGTCGCTCAACCGGACCCTGCTCGACGACGTTCGCGCGGTTCCCGCCCCGGAAGGCCCAGACGACCCGGATCACAAGCGGACGCTTCGCATCTTCTCCGACGGTGACCGCCTCCGCTCGATCCCCGCCAAGCGCAAGGCAAGGGTCAGCATCCTGCTCGAACTGCTGCGCCGCTTCGAGCCGGGCCGTCGCTACCCCGAACGCGAGGTCAACGACATCCTCCGCAGCGCCCACGACGACGTGGCCACGCTGCGTCGCGAGCTGATTGACTACCGCTACCTCCGTCGCGAAGGCGCCGTGTACTGGGTCAACGAACGCCAGCCGGCCCGCGACGCGAACGAGGCGCAGGAGGTTCCGGAGGGCGAGGCCGCCTGGCTGCGCGCGCTGCTGCGCTCCTGA
- the udp gene encoding uridine phosphorylase, whose translation MAYSEGYEYHIHLKQGDIGRYVFLPGDPGRCEVIAQHFDNPRFVASHREHTTWAGELDGVPVAVTSTGMGGPSAAIAVEELIHVGADTFMRVGTSGAMQPETQPGDIAVINASIRDEGTGLHYLPMEYPAVADQDLINGLVAASKDLGKRYHIGVSQSKDSFYGQHDPDSMPVGPRLRERWDAWVKGGCLVSEMECAALFLVASVRRVRAGGVMMVMGHHDFAPMTDEEKEASKVENLIPVAIEGMRRVIAEDEARG comes from the coding sequence ATGGCCTATTCAGAGGGCTACGAGTACCACATCCACCTGAAGCAGGGTGACATCGGTCGCTACGTCTTCCTGCCTGGTGATCCGGGCCGCTGCGAGGTCATCGCGCAGCACTTCGACAACCCCCGGTTCGTGGCCTCCCACCGCGAGCACACCACCTGGGCGGGCGAGCTGGACGGCGTGCCCGTCGCCGTCACCTCCACCGGCATGGGCGGCCCGAGCGCCGCGATCGCCGTCGAGGAATTGATCCACGTCGGAGCCGACACCTTCATGCGCGTCGGCACCTCGGGCGCCATGCAGCCCGAGACCCAGCCCGGCGACATCGCCGTCATCAACGCGTCTATCCGCGACGAGGGCACCGGCCTGCATTACCTCCCGATGGAGTACCCGGCGGTCGCCGACCAGGACCTGATCAACGGCCTCGTCGCCGCCTCGAAGGACCTCGGCAAGCGCTACCACATCGGTGTCTCGCAGTCGAAGGACTCCTTCTATGGGCAGCACGACCCCGACTCGATGCCCGTGGGCCCCCGGCTGCGCGAGCGCTGGGACGCCTGGGTCAAGGGAGGCTGCCTCGTCTCCGAGATGGAGTGCGCGGCCCTGTTCCTCGTCGCGTCCGTGCGCCGCGTGCGCGCTGGCGGCGTGATGATGGTGATGGGTCACCACGACTTCGCTCCGATGACCGACGAGGAGAAGGAGGCCTCGAAGGTCGAGAACCTGATCCCCGTGGCCATCGAGGGCATGCGCCGTGTGATCGCCGAGGACGAGGCGCGCGGCTGA
- a CDS encoding GNAT family N-acetyltransferase translates to MSDHVEVHNYTSQDAQPTLAIFLEAVTKTAAPHYTPEQIGAWAAPRERDLVTWHQRRSSRATLVATVDDEAAGFSDVDIEGFIDMLFVAPRFGRRGIATRLLREVESRAREVGAQTLSVDASVVARPLLERLGFSVEAEQQPELRGVRLVNYRMVKRLG, encoded by the coding sequence ATGAGCGATCACGTAGAGGTGCACAACTACACATCCCAGGACGCGCAGCCGACCCTCGCCATCTTTCTCGAGGCCGTGACGAAGACCGCCGCGCCGCACTACACGCCCGAGCAGATCGGCGCCTGGGCCGCTCCCCGTGAGCGCGACCTCGTGACCTGGCATCAGCGGCGCAGCAGTCGGGCGACCCTTGTGGCCACCGTCGATGACGAGGCGGCGGGTTTCTCCGATGTCGACATCGAGGGGTTCATCGACATGCTCTTCGTCGCCCCGCGCTTCGGCCGACGCGGCATCGCGACCCGCCTGCTCCGCGAGGTCGAGTCACGGGCACGTGAGGTGGGTGCCCAGACCCTCTCGGTCGACGCGAGCGTCGTCGCCCGCCCGCTGCTGGAGCGGCTCGGCTTCAGCGTCGAGGCGGAGCAGCAGCCAGAGCTGCGAGGGGTGAGGCTGGTGAACTACCGGATGGTCAAACGCCTGGGCTGA
- a CDS encoding ABC-F family ATP-binding cassette domain-containing protein — protein sequence MAHSSPAVVVDGLSYHLTDGTVILDGVSATFPVGMTGLIGPNGSGKSTLLRLISGELEPTAGQVRVSGSVHMVHQRLSTAGTVADLLGIAPARRALAAIEAGSVDQADFDAVGDDWDVDARAVAELAALGLDADPCFLDRDASTLSGGEATRIALAGARLARSEITLLDEPTNNLDTHMRRWLYDALDGWDGALIVVSHDRDLLERVDALVDLDPRGTVSFGGTFSQYRGHRATLQSAAERRLRDADAELDRAKRQAQAELQRQAQRDRSARKERALGNVSKGAVDFYQNRSEKKAGSKSQLHGQAIAEAGEARAEADAAARTADTIRIALPDTTVPAGKGVLRLELGGMRLDVVGPERIRLTGHNGTGKSTLLARILGAGSEPWRDAVLGDVSLDLPPSVPTGLLAQRLDELDGFGSAIEAVRDAAPQRTPHDARALLARFLIRGDRADQSPLTMSGGERFRVALARTLFADPAPQFLVLDEPTNNLDLASVEQLVEALDDYRGALLIVTHDEHLAADLRVTRRWHLSRGGATLSVEDETV from the coding sequence ATGGCTCATTCCTCCCCTGCCGTCGTCGTTGACGGCCTCTCCTACCACCTCACCGATGGCACCGTCATCCTCGACGGTGTCAGCGCAACATTCCCCGTTGGCATGACCGGCCTCATCGGCCCCAACGGCTCCGGCAAGTCGACCTTGCTGCGGCTCATCTCAGGCGAGCTCGAACCGACCGCCGGGCAGGTGCGGGTCTCCGGAAGCGTCCACATGGTGCACCAGAGACTCTCCACCGCCGGCACCGTCGCCGACCTGCTCGGCATCGCCCCCGCGCGGCGCGCCCTCGCCGCGATCGAGGCGGGATCGGTCGACCAGGCCGACTTCGACGCCGTCGGCGACGACTGGGACGTCGACGCGCGCGCGGTGGCGGAACTGGCCGCCCTCGGGCTCGACGCCGACCCCTGCTTCCTCGACCGGGATGCCTCGACCCTCTCCGGGGGTGAGGCCACACGGATCGCGCTCGCCGGGGCCCGTCTGGCCCGCTCTGAGATCACCCTGCTGGACGAGCCGACCAACAACCTCGACACCCACATGAGGCGCTGGCTCTATGACGCACTCGACGGCTGGGACGGCGCGTTGATCGTGGTCAGCCACGACCGCGACCTCCTCGAGCGGGTCGACGCGCTCGTCGATCTCGACCCCCGCGGCACGGTCAGCTTCGGCGGCACGTTCAGTCAGTACCGCGGGCACAGGGCGACACTCCAGTCGGCGGCCGAGCGACGGCTCCGCGACGCCGACGCCGAGCTCGACCGGGCAAAGCGTCAGGCGCAGGCCGAGTTGCAGCGACAGGCACAGCGCGACCGGTCGGCGCGCAAGGAGCGGGCCCTCGGCAACGTGTCGAAGGGTGCGGTCGACTTCTACCAGAACCGCTCCGAGAAGAAGGCGGGCTCGAAGTCGCAGCTGCACGGCCAGGCCATTGCCGAGGCCGGGGAGGCGAGGGCCGAGGCGGACGCGGCCGCCCGGACGGCCGACACCATCCGGATCGCCCTTCCCGACACGACGGTTCCGGCAGGCAAGGGCGTGCTCCGCCTCGAGCTGGGCGGAATGCGTCTGGACGTGGTCGGGCCGGAGCGGATCCGCCTGACCGGCCACAACGGGACGGGCAAGTCGACACTCCTTGCCCGGATCCTCGGCGCGGGGAGCGAGCCGTGGCGCGACGCCGTCCTCGGCGACGTCAGCCTAGACCTTCCGCCGAGCGTTCCCACGGGCCTGCTCGCCCAACGCCTCGACGAGTTGGACGGATTCGGCAGCGCGATCGAGGCCGTGCGCGACGCCGCCCCACAACGCACCCCCCACGATGCCCGCGCGCTGCTCGCCCGCTTCCTGATCCGTGGCGACCGCGCCGACCAGTCGCCCCTGACGATGTCGGGCGGCGAGCGCTTCCGGGTCGCACTGGCCAGGACGCTGTTCGCCGACCCCGCGCCCCAGTTCCTCGTCCTCGACGAACCGACCAACAACCTCGACCTCGCCTCGGTCGAGCAACTCGTCGAAGCCCTGGACGACTACCGCGGAGCCCTGCTCATCGTCACCCACGACGAGCACCTCGCCGCCGACCTTAGGGTCACCAGACGGTGGCACCTGAGCCGCGGCGGCGCGACGCTCAGCGTCGAGGACGAGACCGTCTGA
- a CDS encoding AMP-dependent synthetase/ligase, whose translation MSDHIITRLRSVIAEHPMRPATRIRTGDDWAVQTYSQFGAKILQVAQGLLDAGVEAGSRVGIFLNNSPEWSEIDFGALTARAVPVPLYATSTTEQIEHIGRDSGLTVMFVGGRSEAERVLAAELPDLRRVVVVHPYEGMPDDVVSYTDFMAEPDLAAIDARLAEADGDDLASIIYTSGTTGNPKGVMIQHKALIAQADALDEFFDLTPEDHSLCFLPLSHALERAWTVVVLTHGCMNTYVANARTVAEQMVLAQPTMMVSVPKLYETVYTTAHSKAAGSPVKRKIFAWALKVGRHNQYAHRAGRTPSLWLRSQLKLADKLVLKAVRDAMGGPKTVLACGGAPLRVEIEEFFGSVGMPVMQGYGLTEASPLVSFNAPTDFKEGTVGKVLAGGELRIAELGEILYKGPNVMLGYWNNEEATRDTIVDGWLHTGDVGYIDTDGFLTITDRLKDIIVTLGGKNVAPQPIEGLILADPLFEHAVLLGDNRPFVTLLVKPSLTHVEALAKAGQWQGELQDWLKSSELLDELKKRVEEITAKLPTQERPKDTKVVDEEFTMDNGLLTPTLKVRRREVEARFKALVDEMYERLDKLKHKDR comes from the coding sequence TTGTCCGACCACATCATCACCAGGCTCCGTTCGGTCATCGCCGAACACCCGATGCGCCCGGCCACGCGCATCCGCACCGGTGACGACTGGGCGGTGCAGACCTACTCGCAGTTCGGCGCCAAGATCCTCCAGGTCGCGCAGGGCCTCCTCGACGCGGGTGTCGAGGCCGGCAGTCGGGTCGGCATCTTCCTGAACAACAGCCCCGAGTGGTCGGAGATCGACTTCGGAGCGCTCACCGCCCGCGCCGTCCCCGTCCCCCTGTACGCCACGTCGACGACCGAGCAGATCGAACATATCGGCCGCGACTCGGGACTGACCGTGATGTTCGTGGGAGGCAGGAGCGAGGCCGAGCGCGTGCTCGCCGCCGAGCTTCCCGACCTGCGCAGGGTCGTCGTCGTGCACCCGTATGAGGGCATGCCCGACGACGTCGTCTCCTACACCGACTTCATGGCCGAACCCGACCTCGCCGCCATCGATGCCCGCCTGGCCGAGGCGGACGGCGACGACCTGGCGTCGATCATCTACACCTCCGGCACGACCGGGAACCCCAAGGGCGTGATGATCCAGCACAAGGCCCTGATCGCGCAGGCCGACGCCCTCGACGAGTTCTTCGACCTCACGCCCGAGGACCACTCGCTGTGCTTCCTGCCCCTCTCGCACGCGCTCGAGCGTGCCTGGACGGTCGTCGTCCTGACCCATGGCTGCATGAACACCTATGTCGCCAACGCGCGCACCGTCGCGGAGCAGATGGTGCTCGCGCAGCCCACCATGATGGTCAGCGTCCCGAAGCTGTACGAGACCGTCTACACGACGGCGCACTCCAAGGCCGCAGGCTCCCCGGTCAAGCGCAAGATCTTCGCCTGGGCGCTCAAGGTCGGCAGGCACAACCAGTACGCACACCGCGCGGGCCGCACCCCCAGCCTGTGGCTGCGCAGCCAGCTGAAGCTCGCGGACAAGCTGGTGCTCAAGGCCGTGCGTGACGCCATGGGCGGGCCGAAGACCGTCCTCGCCTGCGGCGGCGCCCCGCTGCGGGTGGAGATCGAGGAGTTCTTCGGTTCGGTGGGCATGCCGGTGATGCAGGGTTACGGGCTGACCGAGGCCTCCCCGCTCGTCTCGTTCAACGCACCGACCGACTTCAAGGAGGGCACCGTCGGAAAGGTCCTCGCCGGCGGCGAGCTGAGGATCGCCGAGCTGGGCGAGATCCTCTACAAGGGCCCCAACGTGATGCTCGGGTACTGGAACAACGAGGAGGCGACCCGGGACACCATCGTCGACGGCTGGCTGCACACCGGTGACGTCGGCTACATCGACACCGACGGCTTCCTGACGATCACCGACCGGCTCAAGGACATCATCGTCACGCTCGGAGGCAAGAACGTCGCCCCGCAGCCGATCGAGGGCCTGATCCTCGCCGACCCACTGTTCGAACACGCCGTCCTGCTCGGCGACAACCGGCCGTTCGTCACCCTGCTGGTCAAGCCGTCGCTCACCCACGTGGAGGCGCTCGCGAAGGCCGGCCAGTGGCAGGGCGAACTGCAGGACTGGCTGAAGTCCAGCGAACTCCTTGACGAGCTCAAGAAGCGGGTCGAGGAGATCACGGCCAAGCTGCCAACGCAGGAGCGGCCAAAGGACACGAAGGTCGTCGACGAGGAGTTCACGATGGACAACGGGCTCCTCACGCCGACGCTGAAGGTCCGCCGTCGCGAGGTGGAGGCGCGGTTCAAGGCGCTGGTCGACGAGATGTACGAACGGCTCGACAAGCTCAAGCACAAGGACCGCTGA